From the genome of Chanos chanos chromosome 5, fChaCha1.1, whole genome shotgun sequence, one region includes:
- the LOC115811722 gene encoding transcription factor BTF3 homolog 4-like produces MNQEKLAKLQAQVRIGGKGTARRKKKVVHRTATADDKKLQSSLKKLAVNNIAGIEEVNMIKDDGTVIHFNNPKVQASLSANTFAITGHGETKQLTEMLPGILSQLGTDSLSSLRKLAEQLPRQALDSKASKPKNADEEEEDDDVPDLVENFDEASKNEAN; encoded by the exons ATGAATCAAGAGAAGCTTGCCAAACTACAGGCCCAGGTCCGGATAGGTGGAAAA GGGACAGCACGCCGGAAGAAAAAGGTTGTTCACAGAACAGCAACAGCTGATGATAAAAAACTGCAAAGTTCATTAAAGAAACTTGCTGTAAACAACATCGCAGGTATAGAGGAG GTTAACATGATCAAAGACGACGGCACGGTCATCCACTTTAACAACCCCAAAGTGCAGGCATCTCTGTCGGCCAACACGTTCGCCATCACGGGTCACGGAGAGACCAAGCAGCTCACGGAGATGCTGCCCGGTATCCTGAGCCAGCTGGGTACGGACAGCCTGTCTAGTCTACGCAAACTGGCAGAGCAACTCCCACGGCAGG CTCTTGACAGCAAAGCATCTAAACCTAAGAAtgctgatgaagaggaggaggatgatgatgtaCCAG atcTCGTAGAAAACTTTGACGAGGCATCGAAGAACGAAGCCAATTAA
- the txndc12 gene encoding thioredoxin domain-containing protein 12, whose amino-acid sequence MQPVLLNIALLSFVPVFLSGEASADGNGRGFGDHIHWRTLEDGKKEAEASGLPLMVIVHKTWCGACKALKPKIAESKEISELAHNFVMVNLEDEEEPKEEAFSPDGGYIPRILFLDPRGKVHPEITNKNGNPNYKYFYSNADHVVAAMKEAQEKLTGDTFRDEL is encoded by the exons ATGCAGCCAGTTTTGCTGAACATTGCATTACTTTCATTTGTACCAGTTTTCCTCAGCGGGGAAGCTTCCGCCGATGGAAACGGGAGAG GATTTGGCGATCATATTCACTGGAGGACTCTggaagatggaaagaaagaagccGAAGCAAG CGGATTACCACTTATGGTGATCGTCCACAAGACCTGGTGTGGTGCCTGTAAAG CACTGAAACCTAAAATTGCTGAATCCAAGGAGATCTCTGAGTTGGCTCACAACTTCGTCATGGTAAATTTAGAG GATGAGGAGGAGCCAAAAGAGGAGGCCTTCAGCCCAGATGGTGGATACATTCCAAGAATTCTTTTCCTCG ATCCCCGTGGGAAAGTCCATCCCGAAATTACCAATAAAAATGGAAATCCAAACTACAAGTATTTCTACAGCAACGCAGACCACG TTGTGGCTGCCATGAAAGAGGCTCAGGAGAAGCTGACTGGTGACACCTTCAGAGATGAACTGTGA
- the gipc2 gene encoding PDZ domain-containing protein GIPC2, translating to MPLGLRKKKTKPRDSSNLVENEEMDGLPGPGKSSVNGGGLPPPPASLRPKLVFHTQLAHGSPTGRIEGFSNVKELYCKIAEAFNLSPPEILFCTLNTHKIDMDRLLGGQIGLEDFIFAHIKGIKKEVEVVKSEDALGLTITDNGAGYAFIKRIKEGSVVDGVKVICVGDHIECINGKNIVGSRHYEVARMLKELPKNQTFTLKLVEPMKAFEMLEPRSRGAKPPGENKIGTGRGTLRLRSKGPATVEELPTEFEEKAVKKVDDLLESYMGIRDTELAATMVEVGRDKKNPDEFAMALDEALGDFAFPDEFVFDVWGAIGDAKQGRF from the exons ATGCCTTTGGGACTTAGGAAAAAGAAGACCAAGCCGAGGGACAGCTCGAATTTGGTAGAGAATGAAGAGATGGATGGACTGCCGGGTCCCGGAAAGTCTTCTGTTAACGGTGGCGGTCTGCCACCTCCACCTGCCAGTCTGCGACCGAAACTCGTGTTTCATACACAGCTTGCCCACGGTAGTCCGACTGGCAGAATAGAGGGGTTCTCAAATGTAAAAGAGCTATACTGCAAAATAGCGGAAGCTTTCAATTTAAGCCCTCCAGAG ATCCTGTTTTGCACCCTCAACACTCACAAGATTGACATGGATAGGCTGCTGGGAGGACAGATTGGCCTGGAGGATTTTATCTTTGCTCACATTAAAGGGATCAAGAAGGAGGTAGAGGTGGTGAAGTCTGAGGATGCTCTTGGACTCACCATCACAGACAACGGAGCTGGATACGCCTTCATTAAG CGTATCAAAGAGGGCAGTGTGGTGGATGGGGTGAAGGTCATCTGTGTAGGAGACCACATCGAGTGCATCAACGGGAAGAACATTGTGGGCTCACGGCACTATGAGGTGGCCCGCATGCTTAAGGAACTGCCCAAGAACCAGACGTTCACTCTAAAACTGGTGGAACCCATGAAGGCCTTTG AGATGCTTGAACCAAGGTCGAGGGGAGCCAAACCTCCAGGAGAGAACAAGATCGGCACAGGCAGGGGAACACTGAGACTCCGTTCAAAAGGTCCTGCTACTGTGGAGGAACTG CCAACAGAGTTTGAGGAGAAAGCGGTGAAAAAAGTAGACGACCTTCTTGAGAGTTACATGGGCATCCGTGACACTGAACTAG CGGCCACCATGGTGGAAGTGGGCCGGGACAAGAAGAACCCCGACGAGTTCGCCATGGCTCTGGACGAGGCTCTGGGAGACTTTGCTTTCCCAGACGAGTTTGTGTTCGACGTCTGGGGGGCCATTGGAGATGCCAAACAGGGACGGTTTTAA
- the dnajb4 gene encoding dnaJ homolog subfamily B member 4 yields MGKDYYKILGISKGASDEDIKKAYRKQALKWHPDKNKAANAEEKFKEIAEAYEVLSDPKKREIYDQYGEEGLKGGGGATDGQGSNFTYTFHGDPHATFATFFGGANPFEIFFGRKVNGRDDDDMEVDGNDPFGSFTSFNINGFPRDRHVGLGGQQRRKQDPAIHHELRVSLEEVFHGCTKRMKISRKRLNPDGRTMRTEDKILTIEIKRGWKEGTKITFPREGDESPNTIPADIVFVIKDKPHAHFRREGSDIVYPVRVSLRQSLCGCSVTVSTIDGKTCNMKITDVIKPGMRKRIAGQGLPFPKNPEQRGDLIVEFDVNFPDSLPSNAKDVLKRHLPTS; encoded by the exons ATGGGGAAAGATTATTACAAAATACTAGGCATTTCGAAAGGAGCGTCCGACGAGGATATTAAAAAAGCATACAGAAAACAAGCCCTGAAATGGCACCCGGACAAAAACAAGGCAGCTAATGCAGAGGAAAAATTTAAGGAGATCGCCGAAGCTTACGAAGTTCTCAGTGATCCTAAAAAACGAGAGATATATGACCAATATGGAGAAGAAG GGCTTAAAGGTGGTGGAGGAGCCACAGATGGACAAGGAAGCAACTTCACATACACCTTCCATGGAGACCCTCACGCAACGTTTGCTACATTTTTTGGTGGTGCTAACCCGTTCGAAATATTCTTCGGTCGGAAAGTCAACGGACGGGATGACGATGACATGGAAGTGGACGGTAATGACCCCTTCGGTTCTTTCACAAGTTTCAATATAAATGGATTCCCTCGTGATCGACACGTTGGCCTAGGTGGTCAGCAAAGGCGGAAACAAGACCCGGCAATTCATCATGAGCTACGAGTGTCTCTAGAAGAAGTCTTCCATGGATGTACCAAGCGCATGAAAATCTCCCGCAAACGTCTGAATCCCGACGGACGCACCATGCGAACCGAGGACAAAATCCTAACAATCGAGATTAAGCGCGGGTGGAAAGAGGGCACAAAGATCACGTTTCCTCGCGAGGGGGACGAATCCCCGAACACTATTCCAGCAGACATAGTTTTTGTCATCAAAGATAAGCCTCATGCCCACTTTAGGCGGGAGGGCTCTGATATTGTATACCCTGTGCGCGTCAGTCTACGACAG TCATTGTGTGGTTGCTCAGTCACCGTGTCAACAATAGATGGTAAAACATGCAATATGAAGATCACTGATGTCATCAAACCAGGCATGAGAAAAAGAATAGCCGGGCAAGGACTACCCTTCCCCAAAAACCCAGAACAGAGGGGGGATCTGATCGTGGAGTTTGATGTGAACTTTCCAGACAGTCTACCATCCAATGCCAAGGATGTTCTGAAGCGGCACTTGCCTACTTCgtaa